A portion of the Cellulophaga algicola DSM 14237 genome contains these proteins:
- the mraZ gene encoding division/cell wall cluster transcriptional repressor MraZ, translating into MINFIGTYDCKADAKGRVMLPVALKNQMSPVLTEGFVIKRSVFQPCLELYPMKEWNLLMEKMNMKNRFVKKNNDFIRRFSAGVKVVEIDATGRLLIPKNLIDVANIAKEVVLSSAINIIEIWDKDSYEKVLEDTTLDFAALAEEVMGGDEDELS; encoded by the coding sequence GTGATCAATTTCATAGGAACATATGACTGTAAAGCGGACGCTAAAGGTAGGGTAATGCTGCCTGTTGCGCTTAAAAATCAGATGTCTCCCGTGTTAACAGAAGGTTTCGTAATTAAGCGTTCTGTCTTTCAACCTTGTCTAGAATTATATCCAATGAAAGAGTGGAATCTCTTAATGGAGAAAATGAATATGAAGAATCGCTTTGTCAAAAAGAATAATGATTTTATACGTCGTTTTTCTGCGGGTGTCAAGGTAGTAGAAATTGATGCAACAGGGAGGTTATTAATTCCTAAGAATTTAATTGATGTTGCAAATATAGCAAAAGAGGTGGTATTGAGTTCTGCTATAAATATTATTGAAATTTGGGATAAAGACAGCTATGAAAAAGTTTTAGAGGATACCACTCTTGACTTTGCAGCGCTGGCAGAAGAAGTAATGGGAGGAGACGAAGATGAGTTATCATAA
- a CDS encoding RNA polymerase sigma factor — MKIISFYTNEKLLIKKAVAGNAQAQKHIYEKNAPKMLSVCRQYIKDTAFAEDVMVTGFVKVFKYLDTFKFEGSFEGWIRRIMIRESISYLRKKQFVVFDDDVFERNSASQISFSSEVDAEQIQLLIDKLPEGYKMVFILYAVEGYKHSEIADMLNISESTSKSQLFKARRTLQEQMKEQKIVSYGTN, encoded by the coding sequence TTGAAGATTATTTCTTTTTATACTAACGAAAAACTTCTGATTAAAAAAGCTGTTGCAGGTAATGCACAAGCTCAGAAGCATATTTATGAAAAGAATGCACCTAAAATGCTTAGCGTTTGTCGGCAATATATAAAAGATACAGCCTTTGCTGAGGACGTTATGGTAACGGGTTTTGTAAAAGTTTTTAAGTATTTAGACACGTTTAAATTTGAAGGTAGTTTTGAAGGGTGGATTCGTAGAATAATGATTAGAGAATCAATATCCTATTTACGTAAAAAACAATTTGTAGTTTTTGATGATGATGTTTTTGAACGGAATTCAGCCTCTCAAATTTCGTTCTCCTCAGAAGTAGATGCAGAGCAAATACAATTATTGATTGATAAGCTTCCGGAAGGATATAAAATGGTTTTTATACTTTATGCAGTAGAAGGGTATAAACACAGTGAAATTGCGGATATGCTGAATATTTCTGAAAGCACCTCAAAATCACAATTATTTAAAGCAAGAAGAACGCTCCAAGAGCAAATGAAGGAACAAAAAATAGTAAGTTATGGCACCAATTAA
- a CDS encoding SIMPL domain-containing protein (The SIMPL domain is named for its presence in mouse protein SIMPL (signalling molecule that associates with mouse pelle-like kinase). Bacterial member BP26, from Brucella, was shown to assemble into a channel-like structure, while YggE from E. coli has been associated with resistance to oxidative stress.), protein MKKYIIQTFILLSTMTAMAQTASPNISVEGSTTHTIKPIFNARMILSLNNVYYDAPGMTFPELKESYLATLKKQGIDLKALKEDKFAYELLRYEKEGTYFEFKTTSIETLEKFISIKALGVSQSDSNFEYSLTDDEVATYAKEAYYNAKAKAEAIAKKIDRKVGKAIYIHDNNPNKMSESLYYGAEFSKRDYQISVSFELL, encoded by the coding sequence ATGAAAAAATATATTATTCAAACCTTTATTTTACTATCTACTATGACTGCAATGGCTCAAACGGCTTCACCAAACATAAGTGTTGAAGGATCAACGACACACACCATTAAGCCGATATTTAATGCTAGAATGATTCTTAGCTTAAACAACGTGTATTACGACGCTCCTGGGATGACTTTTCCTGAATTAAAAGAAAGTTACTTAGCTACTTTAAAAAAGCAGGGGATTGATCTTAAGGCATTGAAAGAAGATAAGTTTGCTTATGAACTCTTACGCTATGAAAAGGAAGGTACTTACTTTGAGTTTAAAACCACTTCTATAGAAACGCTTGAGAAGTTTATTTCTATAAAAGCATTAGGTGTATCACAATCTGATTCTAACTTTGAGTATAGCTTAACTGATGATGAGGTAGCAACGTATGCAAAAGAAGCATATTACAATGCTAAAGCAAAGGCAGAGGCTATCGCAAAGAAAATAGATCGTAAAGTGGGTAAAGCAATATATATTCACGATAATAACCCCAATAAAATGTCAGAATCACTTTATTATGGTGCTGAATTCTCAAAAAGAGACTACCAAATTTCAGTTTCTTTTGAATTGCTATAA
- a CDS encoding response regulator yields MIKVLIADNHPVVRAGIKFVLDTASDFEVIADVATTTELFEKLETISPDVVMLEMDIPEINGIATLRRIKAEYPDIKVLIYSGQSEDVYALSTIRAGAYGYLSKAADLDYIISAVRKVSKGDMFITNELAQRLAFDEGTKKPRRFFRKLSTREVEVLKMLASGKRNKDVAIGLNLNEKTVSTYKARLMRKLNVDNLVDLLQQAKALELY; encoded by the coding sequence ATGATTAAAGTATTAATTGCTGATAACCATCCAGTTGTAAGAGCGGGAATTAAGTTTGTATTAGATACAGCGTCGGATTTTGAGGTTATTGCAGATGTCGCAACGACAACCGAACTGTTTGAAAAATTAGAAACGATAAGCCCAGATGTAGTGATGTTAGAGATGGATATCCCTGAAATTAACGGAATTGCTACTTTAAGAAGAATTAAAGCCGAGTATCCCGATATAAAGGTACTTATCTACAGTGGTCAATCTGAAGATGTTTATGCACTTAGTACCATTAGAGCAGGTGCTTATGGCTACCTATCTAAAGCTGCTGATTTAGATTATATTATTTCTGCGGTAAGAAAAGTAAGTAAAGGTGATATGTTTATTACCAATGAGCTTGCTCAAAGACTTGCTTTTGATGAAGGCACTAAAAAACCAAGAAGATTTTTCAGAAAACTATCTACTAGAGAAGTTGAAGTTTTAAAAATGTTAGCTAGCGGTAAACGTAACAAAGATGTTGCTATTGGTTTAAACTTAAACGAAAAAACAGTAAGTACATATAAAGCACGTTTAATGCGCAAGCTTAATGTAGACAACTTAGTAGATTTATTACAACAAGCAAAAGCCTTAGAATTATATTAA
- the dnaG gene encoding DNA primase has product MISKSTIDKVYETARLEEVIGDYVQLKKSGSNFKGLSPFTDERSPSFMVSPVKQIWKDFSSGKGGNVVAFLMEHEHFTYPEAIKHLAKKYNIEIEETEQNDEQKEQANERESMYLVSEYAQKYFSDILWNTELGKAIGLSYFKERGFTEETIKKFALGYCLDNWDSFTNAALEKGYQIKYLSDTGLTIVKEDAANPANSKKFDRFKARVMFPIQSLSGRVLGFGGRILTNDKKAAKYLNSPESDIYHKSKVLYGIYHAKQAIAKEDNCYLVEGYTDVIQFHQRGIENVVASSGTALTPEQIRLVNRLTKNITVLFDGDAAGLRASLRGIDLILEQGMNVKICSFPEGEDPDSFARANNLEEVLEYLKTNSKDFIQFKASLLIKEAESDPVKRADTVRDIVNSISKIPDRIQKEIYIQECAQIMNISESVLFNTLAQIDKKEVSDTHKKVKEEQKAQVFNVVKNEEVGQKVDVQFELERKIIEILLLYGNSPQEFEDLILKENEKGDLELEPEKIEAKVYEKIFLDLQDDEIELGNENFRNIYSKLIQELNENENFSINTFIAPLDQEMVSEISSILMEEEKYMLHDWARKEIYPKKKEVTIAQLTNETILTLRCFLIKRRINALQNETTKLENDNREILEEIMNYIHLNTLLNKKLNRVLS; this is encoded by the coding sequence TTGATATCAAAATCTACTATTGATAAAGTGTATGAAACTGCTCGTTTAGAGGAGGTTATTGGCGACTATGTACAATTAAAAAAATCGGGTTCTAACTTTAAAGGTTTAAGTCCGTTTACCGATGAAAGGTCGCCTAGTTTTATGGTAAGTCCGGTAAAGCAAATTTGGAAAGATTTTAGTAGTGGTAAAGGAGGTAATGTCGTAGCCTTTTTAATGGAACATGAACATTTTACCTATCCTGAAGCAATCAAACACTTAGCAAAGAAGTATAATATAGAGATAGAAGAAACGGAACAGAATGATGAGCAGAAAGAACAAGCCAATGAACGTGAAAGTATGTACTTGGTTTCAGAATATGCTCAAAAGTATTTTTCAGATATTCTTTGGAATACAGAATTAGGTAAAGCAATAGGTCTCTCGTATTTTAAAGAGCGTGGCTTTACAGAGGAGACTATTAAAAAATTCGCTTTAGGGTATTGTTTAGATAATTGGGATTCCTTCACCAATGCAGCATTAGAGAAAGGGTATCAAATAAAATATTTATCAGATACGGGGCTAACTATTGTTAAGGAGGATGCTGCCAATCCTGCAAACTCTAAAAAGTTTGACCGCTTTAAAGCGCGTGTCATGTTTCCTATTCAATCTTTAAGCGGCCGTGTGCTAGGTTTTGGTGGGCGTATATTAACGAATGATAAGAAGGCTGCTAAATATTTAAATTCACCAGAGAGTGATATTTACCATAAGAGTAAAGTGTTGTACGGTATTTACCATGCAAAGCAAGCTATAGCAAAAGAAGATAATTGCTATTTGGTAGAAGGGTATACCGATGTAATTCAGTTTCATCAGCGTGGTATTGAGAATGTAGTAGCGTCAAGTGGTACCGCATTAACTCCTGAGCAAATACGTTTGGTAAATAGGCTCACTAAGAATATTACCGTTTTGTTTGATGGGGATGCAGCTGGCCTTAGGGCGTCTTTACGTGGAATTGATTTAATTCTGGAGCAAGGAATGAATGTAAAAATTTGTTCGTTCCCAGAAGGAGAAGACCCGGATAGCTTTGCTAGGGCTAATAACCTTGAGGAGGTCTTAGAATATTTGAAGACTAATTCTAAAGATTTTATACAGTTTAAGGCTTCTTTATTGATAAAAGAAGCAGAGAGTGATCCTGTAAAAAGGGCAGATACCGTTCGTGATATCGTTAATAGTATTTCTAAAATCCCTGACCGCATTCAAAAAGAAATCTATATTCAAGAATGTGCTCAGATTATGAACATATCAGAATCTGTACTTTTTAACACATTAGCTCAGATAGATAAAAAAGAGGTTTCCGATACACATAAGAAGGTAAAAGAAGAGCAAAAAGCACAAGTATTTAATGTCGTTAAAAATGAAGAGGTTGGACAAAAAGTTGATGTTCAATTTGAATTAGAACGAAAAATTATTGAAATATTACTACTTTATGGAAACTCACCTCAAGAGTTCGAAGATCTTATTTTAAAAGAAAATGAAAAAGGAGATTTAGAATTAGAGCCAGAAAAAATTGAAGCAAAAGTTTACGAAAAAATATTTCTAGATCTTCAAGATGATGAAATTGAGTTAGGTAATGAGAACTTTAGGAATATCTATAGTAAGTTAATTCAGGAACTTAATGAAAATGAAAACTTCAGTATTAATACCTTTATTGCTCCGTTAGATCAGGAAATGGTATCAGAGATATCCTCCATTTTAATGGAGGAAGAAAAATACATGTTGCATGATTGGGCTCGTAAAGAAATCTATCCTAAGAAGAAAGAAGTTACTATAGCGCAGTTAACAAATGAAACTATTTTAACCTTACGTTGTTTTTTAATTAAACGTAGAATTAATGCTTTACAAAACGAAACAACAAAGTTAGAGAATGATAATAGAGAGATCTTGGAGGAAATCATGAATTACATTCATTTAAATACATTATTGAATAAGAAATTAAATAGAGTTTTGTCTTAA
- the nadE gene encoding NAD(+) synthase codes for MQTEKVISHIVDWLKDYATNAHMKGFVIGISGGIDSAITSTLCAKTGLDLLCLEMPIHQEENQIGRASRHIAWLQENFSNVKRLEINLTPVFDSLVAAMPTVENEEERFMSLANTRARLRMTSLYYFAALEAYLVAGTGNKVEDFGVGFYTKYGDGGVDLSPIADLLKTEVWEIAKTLGVNEEIISAAPTDGLWGDDRTDEDQIGASYPELEWAMEMIEKGKTAADFTGRKKEVLTIYTKLNTANKHKMLPIPVCVIPNALK; via the coding sequence ATGCAAACGGAAAAAGTAATAAGTCACATCGTAGATTGGTTAAAAGATTATGCAACAAATGCTCATATGAAAGGATTTGTCATAGGAATATCTGGCGGAATAGATTCTGCTATAACCTCTACTTTATGTGCTAAAACAGGACTAGACCTTCTTTGTTTAGAGATGCCTATTCACCAAGAAGAAAACCAAATAGGAAGAGCATCACGCCATATAGCATGGCTACAGGAAAACTTTAGCAACGTAAAAAGACTAGAAATTAATCTTACTCCTGTATTTGATAGTTTAGTAGCAGCAATGCCTACGGTAGAAAATGAAGAAGAACGTTTTATGTCTTTAGCAAACACCCGAGCTAGACTTAGAATGACTAGTTTATACTATTTTGCTGCCTTAGAAGCGTATTTAGTTGCAGGCACAGGAAATAAAGTTGAAGACTTTGGTGTAGGATTTTACACCAAGTATGGAGATGGCGGAGTAGATTTGAGTCCGATAGCTGATTTACTCAAAACTGAGGTTTGGGAAATAGCTAAAACACTGGGCGTAAATGAAGAAATAATTAGCGCAGCCCCTACTGACGGCCTATGGGGCGATGATCGCACCGATGAAGACCAAATTGGAGCATCCTATCCTGAGTTAGAATGGGCTATGGAAATGATTGAAAAAGGCAAAACTGCAGCCGATTTCACAGGAAGAAAAAAAGAGGTTCTTACTATTTATACGAAACTCAATACTGCAAACAAACATAAGATGCTTCCTATACCCGTTTGTGTGATCCCGAATGCATTAAAATAA
- the yihA gene encoding ribosome biogenesis GTP-binding protein YihA/YsxC encodes MKVKSAEFVMSNSNVTNCPKEAIPEYAFIGRSNVGKSSLINMLTDKKSLAKTSGRPGKTQLINHFKINDSWYLVDLPGYGYARVSKRDKKTFQRYITDYFRERKQLVSAFVLVDIRHEPQKVDLEFLEWMGENQIPFSIVFTKADKLKPNVIERNVQTYIDHLLESMWQEAPNYFITSASKNIGQDEVLDYIDLMNENFKKDNWADFI; translated from the coding sequence ATGAAAGTAAAGTCAGCCGAGTTTGTAATGAGCAACTCTAATGTGACCAACTGCCCTAAAGAAGCTATTCCCGAATACGCTTTTATAGGGAGGTCTAATGTAGGAAAATCTTCATTGATCAATATGCTTACCGATAAAAAAAGTTTAGCAAAAACTTCAGGTAGGCCAGGAAAAACACAGCTAATCAATCATTTTAAAATAAATGATAGTTGGTATTTAGTAGATTTACCTGGATACGGGTACGCAAGAGTATCTAAAAGAGATAAAAAAACATTCCAGAGATATATTACTGATTATTTTAGAGAACGCAAGCAATTAGTCTCTGCTTTTGTTCTTGTAGACATTCGTCATGAACCACAAAAAGTCGATTTAGAATTTTTGGAATGGATGGGTGAAAATCAGATTCCATTTTCCATTGTCTTTACTAAGGCCGATAAATTAAAACCAAACGTAATTGAGAGAAATGTACAAACGTATATTGATCACTTGCTCGAAAGTATGTGGCAAGAAGCGCCAAATTACTTTATAACTTCTGCCTCAAAAAATATTGGACAAGATGAAGTTCTAGATTACATAGATCTTATGAATGAGAATTTTAAAAAAGATAATTGGGCAGATTTTATCTAA
- a CDS encoding alpha/beta fold hydrolase, protein MKEELITEGKYKYIEVGEGTPVIVLHGLMGGLSNFEGVMNYFPNKGYKILVPELPIYDKPLLKTTVKSFAKFVNDFIKHKGLNEVILLGNSLGGHIGLLHTKLYPKFVKALIITGSSGLYESAMGDGYPRRGDYEFIKKKAQDVFYDPAVATPEIVDEVFATVNDRIKLVKTLAIAKSAIRHNMAKDLPKMTTPTCIIWGKNDHVTPPDVADDFHKLLPDSDLFWIDKCGHAAMMEHPDEFNTILEAWFIARKF, encoded by the coding sequence ATGAAAGAAGAGTTAATAACGGAAGGCAAATACAAGTACATTGAAGTAGGAGAAGGCACTCCAGTAATTGTTTTACATGGATTAATGGGTGGTTTAAGTAATTTTGAAGGTGTTATGAATTATTTCCCTAATAAAGGGTATAAAATTTTAGTTCCTGAATTACCTATATATGATAAGCCCCTTTTAAAAACTACAGTTAAAAGCTTCGCTAAATTTGTGAATGATTTTATAAAACACAAAGGCTTAAATGAGGTTATACTTTTAGGAAACTCTTTGGGCGGACATATTGGTTTATTACACACAAAGTTATATCCAAAATTTGTAAAAGCTTTAATAATAACAGGAAGTTCTGGATTGTATGAAAGTGCAATGGGAGATGGCTATCCCCGAAGAGGTGATTACGAATTTATAAAGAAGAAAGCACAGGATGTTTTTTATGATCCTGCTGTTGCCACACCTGAAATAGTAGATGAAGTTTTCGCTACTGTTAATGACAGAATAAAGCTTGTAAAGACATTAGCTATTGCAAAAAGTGCCATACGCCATAACATGGCAAAGGACCTACCAAAAATGACCACGCCAACGTGTATCATTTGGGGTAAAAACGACCATGTTACACCACCAGATGTTGCTGATGATTTTCATAAATTATTACCAGATTCCGATTTATTTTGGATTGACAAATGTGGCCATGCAGCAATGATGGAACATCCAGATGAATTTAATACGATATTAGAAGCTTGGTTCATAGCCCGAAAATTCTAA
- the gldC gene encoding gliding motility protein GldC, producing the protein MAKLHTSEITLRVGLDENRVPEELNWSADDGGIDNQEVKAMLLSVWDSKNNESLKIDLWTKDMPVDEMKIFFHQTLVSLSDTFMKATQDEKMTATMKDFCDYFAEKLELKK; encoded by the coding sequence ATGGCAAAATTACATACCTCAGAAATAACATTACGTGTAGGTTTAGATGAAAACAGAGTACCTGAAGAGCTTAATTGGTCTGCAGATGACGGCGGTATAGATAATCAAGAAGTAAAGGCTATGTTATTATCTGTTTGGGATAGTAAAAATAACGAGTCACTTAAAATAGATTTATGGACGAAAGATATGCCTGTAGATGAAATGAAAATATTTTTTCATCAAACCTTAGTTTCCTTATCTGATACTTTTATGAAAGCAACACAAGACGAGAAAATGACAGCTACGATGAAAGATTTTTGTGATTATTTCGCTGAAAAATTAGAGCTAAAAAAATAA
- the rsmH gene encoding 16S rRNA (cytosine(1402)-N(4))-methyltransferase RsmH, with amino-acid sequence MSYHNPVLLKESIDGLNIKSDGIYVDVTFGGGGHSTEILSRLGAKGKLYAFDQDEDALKNAIDDERFVLIHENFRFISQFLKFYGIKKVDGILGDFGVSSHQFDVAERGFSTRFDADLDMRMSKRNAVSAYDVVNTYAYDDLRRVLFQYGDLRNANAIATAIIANREETPIKTTDQLKSGLKQFLPARVEHKILAQIYQAIRIEVNQEIEVIKEFLLQVPDLLNEEGRLSVISYHSLEDRLVKNFFRSGKFEGEPDKDFYGNMSLPLKKVGGLTVPSKKEIAGNNRARSAKLRIAEKAKSKK; translated from the coding sequence ATGAGTTATCATAATCCAGTTTTATTAAAAGAGTCTATAGATGGACTAAATATTAAAAGTGACGGCATTTACGTTGATGTCACTTTTGGTGGTGGTGGGCATTCAACAGAAATTTTGAGCCGTTTGGGTGCTAAAGGAAAGTTATATGCTTTTGATCAAGATGAAGATGCCCTCAAGAATGCTATTGATGATGAGCGCTTTGTATTGATTCATGAGAATTTTAGGTTTATCAGTCAGTTTTTAAAATTCTATGGTATAAAGAAGGTAGACGGAATCTTAGGAGATTTTGGAGTATCGTCTCATCAATTTGATGTTGCGGAACGTGGATTTTCTACCCGTTTTGATGCTGATTTAGATATGCGTATGAGTAAGCGAAATGCTGTGTCTGCTTATGATGTGGTAAATACATATGCTTATGACGATTTACGCAGAGTCTTATTTCAATATGGAGACCTTAGAAATGCAAATGCCATAGCAACTGCTATTATAGCAAATAGGGAAGAAACGCCAATAAAAACTACAGACCAGTTAAAATCTGGTTTAAAACAGTTTTTGCCAGCACGTGTTGAACACAAGATATTAGCTCAAATTTATCAAGCGATTCGTATAGAAGTGAATCAGGAGATTGAGGTAATTAAAGAGTTTTTGTTGCAAGTTCCAGATTTGTTAAACGAAGAGGGTAGGTTAAGTGTTATTAGCTATCATTCTTTAGAAGATAGATTGGTGAAAAATTTTTTTAGATCAGGAAAATTTGAAGGCGAACCTGATAAGGACTTTTATGGGAATATGAGTCTTCCGCTTAAAAAAGTAGGGGGATTAACGGTTCCTTCAAAAAAAGAGATTGCGGGTAATAATAGAGCACGTAGTGCAAAATTAAGAATAGCAGAAAAAGCAAAAAGCAAAAAATAG
- the gldB gene encoding gliding motility lipoprotein GldB has translation MKKLIFALLIVSSFFFYNCEEEDKVPQEIDKITVDVQVDRFDQEFAQTTAENLNATKAKYPYLFPQQYADSVWLLKLKDTIQIELNTEVGKAFPNFDAETEDLKRLFQHIKYYFPKFPIPRVVTLTSDVEYTSRVILADTLLLIGLDNYLGKNHKFYKGFQNYISSGLDKEYIVSDVASEFCATVMPYQKGRTFLDQLVYYGKELYLKDKLLPFKSEAQRIGYSQEQLEWAEANENQIWRYFVERELLYSTEKQLQPRFIDPAPFSKFQLELDNESPGRIGQYVGWQIVRAFMENNEVTLQQLLTIPTEELFNKSNYKPKK, from the coding sequence ATGAAGAAGTTAATTTTTGCTCTTTTGATAGTTTCATCATTCTTTTTTTACAATTGTGAGGAAGAAGATAAGGTACCTCAAGAGATTGATAAAATAACTGTTGATGTTCAAGTAGATCGTTTTGATCAAGAGTTTGCGCAAACCACAGCAGAAAACCTAAATGCTACTAAAGCTAAATATCCTTATTTGTTTCCACAACAATATGCGGATAGTGTTTGGCTTTTGAAATTAAAGGATACCATTCAGATAGAATTAAATACGGAGGTAGGGAAAGCCTTTCCGAATTTTGATGCGGAAACAGAAGATTTAAAACGATTGTTTCAACATATAAAATATTATTTCCCAAAATTTCCAATTCCAAGAGTGGTTACCTTAACTTCTGATGTTGAGTATACCAGTAGAGTAATCTTAGCAGACACCTTATTGTTAATTGGTTTGGATAATTATTTAGGAAAAAATCATAAATTCTATAAAGGATTTCAGAACTATATTTCAAGTGGTTTAGATAAGGAGTATATTGTTAGTGATGTTGCTTCAGAATTCTGTGCTACCGTAATGCCTTATCAGAAAGGAAGAACTTTTTTAGATCAATTGGTTTATTATGGTAAGGAATTGTACTTAAAAGATAAGTTATTGCCTTTTAAATCTGAAGCACAGCGCATTGGCTATTCGCAAGAACAACTAGAATGGGCAGAAGCTAACGAAAATCAGATTTGGCGTTATTTTGTAGAACGAGAACTCTTGTATAGTACAGAAAAGCAATTACAGCCAAGGTTTATAGATCCGGCGCCATTTTCAAAATTTCAATTGGAATTAGATAATGAGTCTCCTGGAAGGATTGGGCAATATGTGGGGTGGCAAATAGTGCGTGCCTTCATGGAAAATAATGAAGTTACTTTACAACAATTACTAACCATACCTACCGAAGAACTTTTTAATAAATCAAATTACAAACCTAAAAAATAA
- a CDS encoding FtsL-like putative cell division protein: MRKGLLDILKGKFLVSGDAPKNWIFIIFTSFLAAVMIASSHGADSKVHQIAALNEEVKELRSEFIDGQTDVQKLKLESEILKTVREDGLLPSETPPHKIRVKSAE; encoded by the coding sequence ATGCGAAAAGGCTTATTAGATATATTAAAAGGAAAGTTTTTAGTGAGCGGAGATGCTCCTAAGAATTGGATTTTTATCATTTTCACTTCTTTTTTAGCGGCAGTAATGATTGCAAGTTCTCATGGTGCAGATAGTAAAGTGCATCAGATAGCGGCTTTAAATGAAGAAGTAAAAGAATTACGAAGTGAGTTTATAGATGGGCAAACAGATGTTCAAAAATTAAAGCTTGAATCGGAAATATTAAAAACAGTACGTGAAGATGGTTTGTTGCCTTCGGAAACACCACCACATAAAATAAGAGTTAAATCGGCTGAATAA
- a CDS encoding polyprenyl synthetase family protein, whose translation MKVVDQIKEPIIEEMELFEKKFYESMTSKVALLNRITHYIVNRKGKQMRPMFVFLTSKLINNGEVNERTYRGASVIELIHTATLVHDDVVDESNKRRGFFSINALWKNKIAVLVGDYLLSKGLLLSIDNGDFDLLKIISVAVREMSEGELLQIEKARRLDITEAIYYEIIRQKTATLIAACCSLGACSVKPDSEEVEVFRKFGEYCGMAFQIKDDLFDYGDAAIGKPTGIDIKEQKMTLPLIYVLNNCSKKEKKWVINSIKNHNKDKKRVKEVINFVKDNGGLEYAVTKMLEFKDQALTILETYPDSDYKNSLQLMVNYVVDRKI comes from the coding sequence GTGAAAGTTGTAGACCAAATAAAAGAACCCATTATAGAGGAAATGGAACTTTTTGAAAAGAAGTTCTATGAATCTATGACTTCTAAAGTGGCACTTCTAAATAGAATTACCCACTACATTGTGAATAGAAAAGGAAAGCAAATGCGACCAATGTTCGTTTTTCTTACCTCTAAACTAATTAATAATGGTGAAGTAAATGAAAGAACCTATCGCGGAGCTTCTGTGATTGAACTAATCCATACCGCCACCTTGGTACATGATGATGTGGTGGATGAAAGTAATAAACGTCGTGGCTTTTTCTCAATCAATGCACTTTGGAAGAATAAAATTGCAGTTTTGGTTGGGGATTACCTTTTGTCTAAAGGGTTGTTGCTCTCTATTGATAATGGCGATTTTGATTTACTTAAAATCATCTCTGTAGCGGTTCGGGAAATGAGCGAAGGAGAATTACTTCAAATAGAAAAGGCAAGACGTTTAGATATTACGGAAGCTATTTATTATGAAATTATCCGGCAGAAGACAGCCACTTTAATTGCAGCATGCTGTAGTTTGGGTGCGTGCTCTGTAAAACCCGATTCTGAAGAAGTAGAAGTTTTTAGAAAGTTTGGTGAATATTGTGGAATGGCTTTTCAAATAAAAGATGATTTGTTTGATTATGGTGATGCCGCTATTGGTAAACCTACGGGCATTGATATAAAAGAACAGAAGATGACACTACCTTTAATCTACGTGCTCAATAACTGTTCTAAAAAGGAAAAGAAGTGGGTCATCAACTCCATAAAGAACCACAACAAAGATAAAAAACGCGTAAAAGAGGTGATCAATTTTGTAAAAGATAACGGTGGCCTTGAGTATGCAGTAACAAAAATGCTGGAGTTTAAAGATCAAGCATTAACGATATTGGAAACTTATCCAGATTCTGATTATAAAAATTCACTGCAGCTCATGGTGAATTATGTGGTAGATAGGAAAATATAA